Proteins from a genomic interval of Benincasa hispida cultivar B227 chromosome 7, ASM972705v1, whole genome shotgun sequence:
- the LOC120082016 gene encoding DNA-directed RNA polymerase subunit 10-like protein → MIIPVRCFTCGKVIGNKWDTYLELLQADYPEGEALDMLGLVRYCCRRMLMTHVDLIEKLLNYNTMDKSEII, encoded by the exons atgataatTCCGGTGCGGTGCTTCACTTGCGGCAAG GTGATCGGTAACAAATGGGACACTTATCTCGAGCTTCTACAAGCAGACTATCCCGAAGG GGAGGCATTGGATATGTTAGGGTTAGTACGGTACTGTTGTCGGAGGATGCTTATGACTCATGTGGATCTCATCGAGAAGCTTTTAAACTATAACA CCATGGATAAGTCTGAAATCATCTAG